Within Lactobacillus amylovorus DSM 20531, the genomic segment TTGAGCCATAATTAAAGGCAAAATTAAGTACTAAGCCAGTATTATTAGCTGTTTCTGCCATTGCCCGTTGAACAATTTGATAAGTTTTTTCTGGAAGTTCATCCAAATATCCCATAATGTTAACCTTAACGTTGTTTTCCATTAAAGTTGGCATATATTTATCAAAAAAGCGTACGGGTAAATTCATCAAATAGGCAACTTCTTCTTTAGGTCTAGCCCAGTTTTCAGTAGAAAAGGCATACAAAGTGAGCACCTTAATCCCCAATTTATCAGCAGCTAAGGTAATGCGTTCAACATTGTCCATACCTTCGCGGTGTCCAACAAATCGCGGCTTATGGCGTTTTTTAGCCCATCTACCATTACCATCCATAATGATGGCAAGATGATTTAATTCATTATCCTTCTTACTCATGTTTAACCTTGAGTAATTTCCTTACGCTTTTCATCAGCAAGTTGATCAATCTTCTTGGCTGCATCATCAGTAACCTTTTGAACTTGCTTTTCTAAGTTGCGTTGTTCATCTTCGGTAATGTCGCCATCTTTTTCTTCTCTCTTCAAAGAGTTCATGGCATCACGACGAACGTTTCTAACGGCAATCTTTGCTTCTTCAGCGTACTTACCAACTTCCTTGGCAATTTCTTCTCTTCTTTCACCAGTAAGTTGTGGAATTACCAATCTAATAACCTTACCATCATTGGCAGGAGTTAAACCAAGGTTTGAAGCTAAAAGTGCATGTTCAATGTCATCCAAACTGTTTTGGTCGTATGGAGTAATCAATAAAACACGTGGTTCTGGAATAGTAATACTTGACATTTGAGTCAATGGGGTTGGTGCACCGTAGTATTGAACTTGAACATTATCAAGTAAAGCTGCGTTGGCAACACCAGCACGAATTGAAGCTAACTTCTTTTGATAAACCTTAATAGATTTATCCATATTTTCTTGTGCTTTTTTAATAGTTTCGTTGTTCATTATTTATTACCTCTAATTACAGTACCAATATTTTCACCCAAAACAACCTTCTTAATGTTGCCTGGTGTGTTAACGTTAAATACAATTAATGGGATTTCGGTATCCATTGACAATGAACTTGCAGTTCTGTCCATTACCTTTAAGTTCTTTGAAATCAAATCAAGTTGAGTTAATTCGCTGAACTTAGTTGCTGAAGGATCTACCTTAGGATCGGCTGAGTAAACACCATCCACACCATTTTTAGCCATCAAAATTACATCAGCACCAATTTCGGCAGCACGTAAAGCCGCGGTAGTATCTGTTGAGAAGTATGGATTACCAGTACCACCACCAAAGATTACAACACGGCCTTTTTCAAGGTGACGCAATGCTCTTCTTCTAATGTAAGGTTCAGCAATTTGTCTCATTTCAATTGAAGTTTGCATTCTAGTAGGAACACCAACTTTTTCAAGACCATCTTGTAAAGCTAAACCATTCATAATAGTAGCAAGCATACCCATGTAGTCGGCTTGAGCACGTTCCATGCCTAACTTAGCGCCAGTTTCACCACGCCACATGTTACCGCCACCGCAGACGATACCAATTTCTACGCCTAAGTCATGAACAGACTTAATTTCTTTAGCTAAGTGACCAATAACAGTTGGATTAATTCCAGTACCTTTGTCACCGGCTAAGGCTTCACCTGATATTTTTAAAATAATGCGATTATATTTAACTTGACTCATAATGCCCTCCTCTAATAGCTTTAATTATTCTAACATATATAACTATCTAATGTCTTTCAACTAATTAAAGTCAATAAAAATTTATAAAAAAAGAAGGAGCACTTACGTACTCCTCCTTTCATTAATAGTAGTAAAAACTACTTCATTTGTTCACGAACTTCAGCAGCAAAGTCTTCTTGCTTCTTTTCAATACCTTCGCCAACTTCGTAGCGAGTGAATGAAACTAACTTAGCGCCCTTTTCCTTCAAGAATTCGCCAACAGTCTTGCTGTCGTCCATGATGTAATCTTGTGACAATACTGCGAATTGCTTATCAACTTGAGTGTTGTCATCGATGAAGCGTTGCATCTTACCAGGAATGATTCTGTCCCAGATCTTTTCTGGCTTACCTTCTTCTTTAAGTTCAGCCTTGATATCTTCCTTAGCCTTAGCTAAAACGTCATCAGTCAATTGCTTTGCTGAACCGTAAACAAGGTGTGGTAATGGCTTCTTGTGTACCAATGCACGACTTTCGTTATCTTGGTCGATCTTGTGGTTCATCAATGCTAATTGTTCAGTGATGAAGTCATCATCTAATTCATCTGGTGAGATAACCTTAGGGTTCATAGCAGCAATGTGCATTGCTAAGTGCTTAGCAGTTGCAGCGTCTGCGCCTTCTAAGACAGTGATAACACCGATTTGGCCACCGTTGTGTTGGTAAGCACCAAATTCTTGGTCATCGTTCTTCTTTTCTAAGGCGAAACGACGTAAAACAATCTTTTCACCGATAGTAGCAGTTGCGTCAACAAATGCTTGTGACAAAGTCTTACCGTCTTCAGTCTTTAATTCGCCAGCTTCTTCAGCGTTAGCTGGTTCACCTTCAGCAATAGTCTTAGTAGCTTCTTTTACTAAGTTAACGAATTTTTCGTTTTGAGAAACGAAGTCAGTTTCTGAGTTAACCTCAGTGATAGCTGC encodes:
- a CDS encoding isoprenyl transferase → MSKKDNELNHLAIIMDGNGRWAKKRHKPRFVGHREGMDNVERITLAADKLGIKVLTLYAFSTENWARPKEEVAYLMNLPVRFFDKYMPTLMENNVKVNIMGYLDELPEKTYQIVQRAMAETANNTGLVLNFAFNYGSRREITSAMQEIGGLIEAGELKSEDITEKMISDHLMTGHFGKYQDPDLLIRTSGEQRISNFLLWQLAYSELAFSDKNWPDFDADDLKQFVNEFKHRNRRFGKVDESDS
- the frr gene encoding ribosome recycling factor, yielding MNNETIKKAQENMDKSIKVYQKKLASIRAGVANAALLDNVQVQYYGAPTPLTQMSSITIPEPRVLLITPYDQNSLDDIEHALLASNLGLTPANDGKVIRLVIPQLTGERREEIAKEVGKYAEEAKIAVRNVRRDAMNSLKREEKDGDITEDEQRNLEKQVQKVTDDAAKKIDQLADEKRKEITQG
- the pyrH gene encoding UMP kinase, coding for MSQVKYNRIILKISGEALAGDKGTGINPTVIGHLAKEIKSVHDLGVEIGIVCGGGNMWRGETGAKLGMERAQADYMGMLATIMNGLALQDGLEKVGVPTRMQTSIEMRQIAEPYIRRRALRHLEKGRVVIFGGGTGNPYFSTDTTAALRAAEIGADVILMAKNGVDGVYSADPKVDPSATKFSELTQLDLISKNLKVMDRTASSLSMDTEIPLIVFNVNTPGNIKKVVLGENIGTVIRGNK
- the tsf gene encoding translation elongation factor Ts; translated protein: MAITAKQVKELRERTGAGVMDAKKALVEVDGDMDKAIEYLHEKGMAKVAKKADRVAAEGLTGVYVAGNVAAITEVNSETDFVSQNEKFVNLVKEATKTIAEGEPANAEEAGELKTEDGKTLSQAFVDATATIGEKIVLRRFALEKKNDDQEFGAYQHNGGQIGVITVLEGADAATAKHLAMHIAAMNPKVISPDELDDDFITEQLALMNHKIDQDNESRALVHKKPLPHLVYGSAKQLTDDVLAKAKEDIKAELKEEGKPEKIWDRIIPGKMQRFIDDNTQVDKQFAVLSQDYIMDDSKTVGEFLKEKGAKLVSFTRYEVGEGIEKKQEDFAAEVREQMK